The DNA segment GCACAAGAAAAAATTCGCTTGAGTTTAAGTAGTGTTTTAGTTGAACCGACTTTGGTCGTATCATTGGCAACACCACGACCAGTCCAGGTCACCGTTAGCGGTGAAGTGTTTCGACCAGGAATTTATCCTGTTTCTTCCACGACACCCCGTGTTGCTGATGTTCTGTTCATAGCTGGTGGTTCTACAATGAACGCAGACCTGCGGCAAGTGAAAGTCCGTCGGAGATTGATGGATGGTTCGGTGATTTCACAAACTGTTGACTTGTATGCAGTATTACAGAATGATGGTTCACTACCGAGTTTACGCTTACAAGATGGCGATGCAATTGTCGTCCCACCTCAAGAAATCGGTAATGATGACGGTTACGATCGCAACTTAGTTGCTCGTTCATCTCTAGCTGTACCACAAATTCGCGTCCGGGTTTTAAATTACACTGCTTCGGGAATGGTAACTCAAGCATTACCGAATGGCAGTACTTTTATCGATGTTTTAGCAGGAATAAATCTGGATCGTGCTAATCTCCGGGACATTGCTTTAGTTCGCTTCGATGCTGAACAGGGTAGAGCTGTGACTCAAAAATTGGATGCGAGAAAGGCTTTGGCTGGCGATGCATCTCAAAATGTGCCACTTCAAGATAATGATGTCATTGTTGTGGGACGAAACTTAGTGGGGAGACTTACTAATTTTCTCAGTACCATTACACAGCCGTTTTTCAATATCCGGTCGTTTCTCAATTTCTTTGAGAATTTTGGCGGTGGGAGGTAAATGGAACCACTATCTAATTTTTAACGCAGGAAAATAGCTAAAACCTCTACCCTACATAGAACGCCCAAGGCATAAATTTAGCGGTAGGTTGTGTTTTAGTCGGGGTTTAAATCCCCATGGGAAACATTCTTAAATTTGGCATTTTAAATTGTTTATTATGACTCCACCAATAATTAAGCGCTATCTGATTGCTTTTGAGAAATATAAATGGATTGGTTTGGGCAGTTTTGCTTTAGTAGTCGCAGGGTCAACGATAGTGGCGACACAGCCAGAACCACCACCTAGCTATGTAGCAGATGCCGCACTTGCTTACACTCGTCCACCAGTTTCGTTTTCGGCGACTGGTAGCGAAATTCAACAACAAGGGCAAGAACTGAGTCGGCAAGTTTTGCTCTCAGACCAGATTATTGAACTGGTGGCAGCGAAAGTCAATGTCAAACCAAAAACTATTGGTACAAATGTGGCTCTGCGTGTACCGGAAAGAAGCCCTACTGGACAACCGGTATCGTCAATTTTGGAGTTGAAATATCAAGATAGTGACCCGAAGCGAGCGCAGCAGATATTGCAGGAATTAATGCAAGCCATGATTGCGCTGAGTGGTGATATTAATACTGGGCGATTAAACGCAATTATTGAAAAAATTAATGAGCGCATACCACAGGCGAAATCAGAACTCGAAGCAGCAGAACAAAAGCTAGAACAATATGACCGCCGGGAGCGTCCGGCAATATTGGCGGCTGAGAATGGTAGTTTGCTGGGTGCGGTAACTAATAGCCAAAATCAACAACGGTTAATTCAACTAACTATTGCGGGAATTGATGCCCAACTTCGGAGTTTACAAGGCAAGTTGGGTTTAACTGTGGGACAAGCTTATGTTTCTTCTGCTTTGAGTGCTGATCCGATTCTGACTAACTTGCGATCGCAAATCTATCAAGTAGAATCTCAAATAACTTTACTCAGTAAAGATTTACGACCTGAAAACCCCACAATGATTCAGTTGGCGCGTCAGAAGCAATCTATTGAAGAATTGCTGCAACAACGCGCGGCTGAGGTGGTAGGCGGTGACGGTGCGGCAGCTCCTTTAGCGGGTGATGTTTCGGGTATCCGCGCCCAAAGCAACTTAGATCCAGCCCGACAACAGTTAGCAAATCAGATGGTGGGTTTGGAAACCCAAAAAGAAACACTCGAACAACAATTAGCTCAACAAATTAGAGAAGAAGAACGATTGCGGCAAGATTATTCTCAAATACCGAACAAGCAACTAGAGCGATCGCGTTTAGAACAAGAAGTAGGCCTGAAAAAAGCGATTTATGACCAAATGCAGGCCAAGCTGACCGACTCGAAAACAGCAGAAGCCGAAACAGTTAGTAGCTTAACAGTAGCCAGAATACCTAACGTTGTCAGCAATGCCACACAAGCTCAGAGTATACCTTTGACTTTAGGTATTGGTGGTTTCTTGGGATTGCTAGTTGGCGGTGGGGTGATATTTTTGTTGGGTGCGCTTGAAGGTACTTTCAAAACCAAGGAAGATATCCGCAACAGCCTTAGACAACGGGAAGTTTCTCAGCTGGGAGAATTGCCTTTAATGCCTGTTGATGATTTGGAACGAACCGCTTTACCTGTAATCCTTTCTCCTGATTCTCCCTATTTGGAGTTTTATGAAAAGTTTCGCAGTAATTTGCGCCGGATTGGTGGTAACGGTTTCAAAGTCCTGTTGATTACTAGCACTAGTAGCCAAGAAGGTAAAACGGTGAGTGCTTATAACTTAGGTATAGCGTCCGCCCTGGCTGGGAAAAGAACCCTAATTATCGAAACAGATTTGCGATCGCCTTCTCATGCTTCATCCCTGAATGTTACTCCAGATGCCGAAGCCAACGTTGAACCCCTGCGCTATTATGGTAGGTTGAACGAATGTATCCGCTTAGTTCCTGATGTAGAAAATTTATACATTATTCCCAGCCCTGGGCCTGTGCGTCAATCTGCTGCTATTCTTGAATCAAGCGAAATGCGACGGCTGATGGAGGATGTGCGGGAGCGTTTTGATTTAGTAATTCTAGATACAAACCCACTCAGTTTATCCAATGATCCTTTGTTAATCCAACCCTATAGCGATGGCATTGTATTAGTAGCACGCCCCAACTATACACAAGAAAATATGTTGGGAGAAGCTATTGATCAATTAGTTGAATCTGAACTGGGTTTGTTGGGAGTTATTGTCAATGGTGCTGATATTTTCGTTTCCCCATCTCAGCCTTTATCATCTGAGTCAGAAGCAGGAATTTACTCAGAAGTTTCAGCCAGTGCCAATAAAAATTAAGCGCAGGGTGCAGGGAGTGGGGAGTGGGGAGTGGGGAGTGGGGAGCAGGGGGGAGAAAGAAAAACTTCATCTGAGTCAATTGGATAATTTATTTTCTGGAAGTCCCTAAATTAAGATGTGTAGTTTATTAGTCGCGCCGAAATAACCCGAATAATGGCGACAAAATTAGCCCAAAAGCAAAGCCGCCAATGTGCGCCCAGTATGCAACTCCGCCTGTTTCCACACTCATATTAGCAGCAGCTTGCAGACTGGACAGACCCGATATCACATTTTGGATCACGAAAACTCCTATGAGAATCATTGCCGGAATCCTAATGGTGGTGATGAAAAAACCCAAAAAGACTAAGGTTAAAATTCTAGATTGCGGGAAGCGGATCAGGTATGCACCGAGAACCCCAGCGATCGCACCACTAGCTCCTAAAGAGGGTATAGTGGAATCCATGCCAATAAACCACTGACACAAAGCGGCTAAAGCACCGCAGGCTAGATAAAAAATCAGATATTTGAAATGTCCCATCCGGTCTTCGATATTGTTACCAAAGACCCAGAGAAACACCATATTTGAGATCAGATGCCACCAACCACCGTGTAAGAATTGTGACGTAAATAAAGTTGTCCACTCTTGGGCAAAGTTAGTGCTTAACTCTCGTGGTATTACCGCATACATCCGAAAGAATTGCTCTAATTGTTCACTGGATAGACTCACTTCATGCAGAAAGACTACAATATTCAAACCAATCAACCCGTAAGTAAAATATGGGGTGATTCGCGTCGGGTTTTCGTCATGGAGGGGGAACACAGGTGTTTTTCCTAATAATTAGCGATTATTTGCAATATAGCCTGTGTTGCCATAGCAAAGTGCTTAGACGCGACTAATCGGGTCTGTACAAAGAAAGTGCTGAGTGCTAATATTTTCCCACCTACCCAGATAAAGATTCTTGATTAGATTTGTCGCTAAATAAACCCAGCAAGGGGCCAAGAACTGCCCCAAACACAAAACCTGCTGCATGGGCCCAGTAGGCAATACCGCCGCTTTCCATGCCAATATTTGTGGGCGCTTCTAGACTGGCTATGCCGTAAAAAGCTTGTTGGATAAACCAGAATCCTAAAAAGAAATATGCCGGAACGCGGAAAGTGGGAAAGAAAAATCCTAAAGGCACTACACCGAGAATTTCCACTTGAGGAAACCGCAGAATATATGCTCCCATAACGCCAGCGATCGCACCACTTGCACCTAACGAAGGAATGGTAGAATCTTGAGCGAAAAACCATTGTGCCAAAGATGCCAAAGCACCACAAGATAAATAAAATAGTAAATATTTAGCACGGCCTAACTTTTCTTCAATATTGTTACCAAAAACCCAGAGAAACAACATATTGCCCCCTAGATGCAAAAAACCGCCATGCAAAAATTGTGCGGTAATCAAAGTTGCCCATTCTGGTACCGGCTGATTCACAGAAATTCCCGAAAAACTTAAGGTGAGTTCTTGGGGAATCACAGCCGCAAGATGAAAAAACTGATTTAATGCTTGGGGAGGAAGACTTGCTTCATAAAGAAAAGCCAAAACATTAGTTGCAATCAGTGCATAAGTTACATAAGGCGTAATTTGTGTAGGATTATTATCTTTAATTGGAACCACTGGTATTTTCCTGATATTCGATTCACTAGTCTCACATTACTAAATGTTGTCAGTAATTTCTTCTACCTATGGTTTAAACTGGCTGTGCCAATGTATTATTAGGTAGCCTCACCGTCTGATGCCCCGGATTGAAAAAAAACAGGAAATAAATACCTAAGGTATTAAACAGGAAAGTGTTGTTTTACAAGCATTGCGGATGGGTGTGAGACAACACTTTTGCCAGACATTGGCTCAAGGTGATTACTATTCTTCTATAATCAAGTCGCTTTTAATTAGGCGTTTTTGTAAAGCAACAACCACAGCCTGAGAGCGATCGCTTACTTCTAATTTATGTAAAATAGCATGAACATGAACTCTCACAGTTCCCGGAGTAATATATAATTCCAAGGCAATTTGTTGATTAGTTTTTCCGGCTGCTAAAAAAGACAAAATTTCTTGTTCACGCTGAGTCAAAGGATTGACAGTTTTAGATACATTCTCCGAATACGACTCAGAGCTAAAAGTAGAACGAATTTCATTTGTTGCTGTTTCATCCCACCAGGATGCACCCACAGCCACAGAACGCAGTGCTAATACTAATTTTTCCGCAGCAATTCCTTTAAGGCAATAACCTTGAGCGCCAGCTGCAATCAACCGCGAAATCAGGGTTTTTTGAGAATGAGAAGTTAAAACTAAGATTGGTAAAAGAGGATTTTGCTGCTTGATTTGTTTACAAGCCTCAATCCCGCCAATACCTGGTAATCCCACATCTAGCAACACTACATCCAGAGTGTGTTGACTAACTAACTCAATCGCGGTTTCACCATCCTCAGCCTCAGCCACAATCTCTATTCCAATTTCTTCCTGCAATCGCACGCGCAAGCCTAAGCGAAATAGTTCATCATCCTCAACTAAAAGAATTTTGATGGGGGTAGACAGCATCTCACGCAGTTAGAGAGGACTGGAACGGGTATACAGGGAGCTTAAAAGCAAACATAGCTCCAACTGGTAATATGTTCTCTGCCCAGATTATACCGCCGTGAGCTGTAATAATTTGCCGAGATAGATAAAGTCCTAATCCTGAACCTTTGGTTTGGCGTTGGCTATGTCCTTGATAAAATCGTTCAAATAAATGGGAAAACTGTTCGGGCTGCATACCCGCACCTGTATCCAAAACTTTTACAACTTGATAGGCAGATTGTGATTCTAACACGACTTCCACACGGCCATTGCGGGGCGTATGGTTGATGGCATTGACTAAGAGATTGATGATGACTCGTTGCAGTTGTAAAGCATCACCTTTCACCCACAAAGATTGTCGCCAATCAGATTCACCATAATTAACACAGAGATATACACGCCGATTTGCTGCTAACTCAGTCAGAGTGCTAGCTGCTTCTTCTGTCAGCATAGCTAAATCTACAGGTGCTAAATTAAGTTCTAAACCTTCAGTATCATTACGATAGATATCTAATAAAGTTTGTAACAATTGCAGTGAAGTTTGATGACTACGCGCCATTGTCGCTAAAACTTTTTGCTGTGCTGGCAATACGGGGCCAAATTTTTCCGCTTCAAAGGCTTTGAGAGTTTCAATTGCACCTAATAACGGCGTTTTTAAGTCATGGGTGAGTGTAGAAGCAAAATCTTCTCGGACTCTGACTAATTCCTCTTGTGCTTCTAGTTTGGCACGAGTTAAGGCGATCGCTTCCTCAGAACGTCGGACACGTTGACGCAACCCACCATAAGCATCACTAAGAATACCTGTGACAATCAACGCCAGCGAGGCGATCGCTCTACTAGCAATTGTCGAAGCCTTCATCACTTCACCTCCTGGCAATACAAGATTTAACATAGTTAAAAACACAGCCGCAAGAGTAGCTTGAAAAGTTGCACGCCTTCCCAACCAAGCATTTGTCAATAAAATCGGCCCTGTGTAGAGATACCCGAAAACGTAAGAAATGGGCGTAGAGAACTCCAGAACCATCACAAATATATATAAACCAGCAATGAATAAATATTTGCCCAAACGCGATTCTTGATTAAAACGTTTAGTTATAAGATGTCTCATTCAATAAATTAAGTATTACTAATTAAATGTCCAATTTTTAGTTTTCCCTGAGTGCGATGATGCCGAAAATGATATGGCATCCCTATTCTATTTATTTTATTCTATTTGACCTATTAATGGATTTTTTTAGGGCGTTTAGCTAAAAATAAACACTTCTCTAAACATCATAAACGCTAACATATACTTTAAATAAACACTAAATATAGAAAAATAAACTCCATTTTATACCCCTCTAATACTTGCTTTAATAGAGAAATTAATTGATGATGAAAATTGTTACAAATCAAGATAACCAAGATCATGTTCTCTATAAATCAGATAAATGCTGACATGGCATTAGGTTTAATAAGTACAAAAATCACGAATAATAGCTGTCATTGTGGCATTGCCTTAACCAGCTTAAAATTACCAAAAAAATGCTTTGCTTTGGGGATCATTAGAGATAACCAAATCATCCTAGCAAGTGCCGAACCAACAATTTGGTGTGAAGATTACATCTTGGCTGTTGCTCTAAATGCGGCCTCAGTTCCAGAGCTAAAATTTACCCTAAATAAAACACATCCGGTTCACTACTCATCCCAAGAATGTCCAATTAAAAATCTAAAAAAAACTTATCGGGAGCTTTCTTAATTCATGTTACAAGGATGGATACAAATTACTTTAACCTTACTAATAGTCATAGGCACAACTCCCTTACTGGGAAGGTACATGGCGCGGGTGTTCATGGGAGAACAAACAATACTCGACCCCATAATTAATCCCTTAGAAAGAATAATATTTGCCATTAGTGGAGTACGTCCCCAAGAAAATTTAACAGGTCGGCAATATGCCAAAGAATTGCTATGTAGCAATCTCATCATGGGGATTTTTGCCTACTTCATCCTGATGTTTCAGGGATGGTTGCCACTAAATCCCACAGGATTAGATGCACCAAGTTGGGATTTAGGACTGCACACCACCATTTCCTTTCTCACCAACACCAACCAACAGCATTACTC comes from the Nodularia sp. NIES-3585 genome and includes:
- a CDS encoding polysaccharide biosynthesis/export family protein, which gives rise to MRALFSALYFVSFQASILLTTAAQPVVAQPLSNSGKSTGQLPTLPSGAVEGQPPLLQPPPPPSGVEGFSEEISPQLNSYLLGPGDAINVVFQRPPGPYRLGPGDTISVAVQRFPDLGFQSAINPEGNIIVPLLGTVSLQGLTLEEAQEKIRVSLDRFVIDPVIVLSLIGLRPDSSFQAQIDPEGNIVVPQVGTVSLQGLTLKEAQEKIRLSLSSVLVEPTLVVSLATPRPVQVTVSGEVFRPGIYPVSSTTPRVADVLFIAGGSTMNADLRQVKVRRRLMDGSVISQTVDLYAVLQNDGSLPSLRLQDGDAIVVPPQEIGNDDGYDRNLVARSSLAVPQIRVRVLNYTASGMVTQALPNGSTFIDVLAGINLDRANLRDIALVRFDAEQGRAVTQKLDARKALAGDASQNVPLQDNDVIVVGRNLVGRLTNFLSTITQPFFNIRSFLNFFENFGGGR
- a CDS encoding tyrosine-protein kinase domain-containing protein, whose amino-acid sequence is MTPPIIKRYLIAFEKYKWIGLGSFALVVAGSTIVATQPEPPPSYVADAALAYTRPPVSFSATGSEIQQQGQELSRQVLLSDQIIELVAAKVNVKPKTIGTNVALRVPERSPTGQPVSSILELKYQDSDPKRAQQILQELMQAMIALSGDINTGRLNAIIEKINERIPQAKSELEAAEQKLEQYDRRERPAILAAENGSLLGAVTNSQNQQRLIQLTIAGIDAQLRSLQGKLGLTVGQAYVSSALSADPILTNLRSQIYQVESQITLLSKDLRPENPTMIQLARQKQSIEELLQQRAAEVVGGDGAAAPLAGDVSGIRAQSNLDPARQQLANQMVGLETQKETLEQQLAQQIREEERLRQDYSQIPNKQLERSRLEQEVGLKKAIYDQMQAKLTDSKTAEAETVSSLTVARIPNVVSNATQAQSIPLTLGIGGFLGLLVGGGVIFLLGALEGTFKTKEDIRNSLRQREVSQLGELPLMPVDDLERTALPVILSPDSPYLEFYEKFRSNLRRIGGNGFKVLLITSTSSQEGKTVSAYNLGIASALAGKRTLIIETDLRSPSHASSLNVTPDAEANVEPLRYYGRLNECIRLVPDVENLYIIPSPGPVRQSAAILESSEMRRLMEDVRERFDLVILDTNPLSLSNDPLLIQPYSDGIVLVARPNYTQENMLGEAIDQLVESELGLLGVIVNGADIFVSPSQPLSSESEAGIYSEVSASANKN
- a CDS encoding rhomboid family intramembrane serine protease → MFPLHDENPTRITPYFTYGLIGLNIVVFLHEVSLSSEQLEQFFRMYAVIPRELSTNFAQEWTTLFTSQFLHGGWWHLISNMVFLWVFGNNIEDRMGHFKYLIFYLACGALAALCQWFIGMDSTIPSLGASGAIAGVLGAYLIRFPQSRILTLVFLGFFITTIRIPAMILIGVFVIQNVISGLSSLQAAANMSVETGGVAYWAHIGGFAFGLILSPLFGLFRRD
- a CDS encoding rhomboid family intramembrane serine protease, coding for MVPIKDNNPTQITPYVTYALIATNVLAFLYEASLPPQALNQFFHLAAVIPQELTLSFSGISVNQPVPEWATLITAQFLHGGFLHLGGNMLFLWVFGNNIEEKLGRAKYLLFYLSCGALASLAQWFFAQDSTIPSLGASGAIAGVMGAYILRFPQVEILGVVPLGFFFPTFRVPAYFFLGFWFIQQAFYGIASLEAPTNIGMESGGIAYWAHAAGFVFGAVLGPLLGLFSDKSNQESLSG
- a CDS encoding response regulator transcription factor, which produces MLSTPIKILLVEDDELFRLGLRVRLQEEIGIEIVAEAEDGETAIELVSQHTLDVVLLDVGLPGIGGIEACKQIKQQNPLLPILVLTSHSQKTLISRLIAAGAQGYCLKGIAAEKLVLALRSVAVGASWWDETATNEIRSTFSSESYSENVSKTVNPLTQREQEILSFLAAGKTNQQIALELYITPGTVRVHVHAILHKLEVSDRSQAVVVALQKRLIKSDLIIEE
- a CDS encoding sensor histidine kinase KdpD; this encodes MRHLITKRFNQESRLGKYLFIAGLYIFVMVLEFSTPISYVFGYLYTGPILLTNAWLGRRATFQATLAAVFLTMLNLVLPGGEVMKASTIASRAIASLALIVTGILSDAYGGLRQRVRRSEEAIALTRAKLEAQEELVRVREDFASTLTHDLKTPLLGAIETLKAFEAEKFGPVLPAQQKVLATMARSHQTSLQLLQTLLDIYRNDTEGLELNLAPVDLAMLTEEAASTLTELAANRRVYLCVNYGESDWRQSLWVKGDALQLQRVIINLLVNAINHTPRNGRVEVVLESQSAYQVVKVLDTGAGMQPEQFSHLFERFYQGHSQRQTKGSGLGLYLSRQIITAHGGIIWAENILPVGAMFAFKLPVYPFQSSLTA